From the Nostoc sp. PCC 7107 genome, the window AATATTCAACTTCAATAGTCTGATATCTAGGAACAAATCCTCTAATACCAGGGATACATAAACAACCTTCCCATCCCTTAACAATTTCTGGAGAATGTGACACTATCCTGGGGTTGATCATAGCGGTAGGTTCCATTATGGGAGCGTTGGGATATCTGGGATTGGGGCGGGAGGCGACAATAAATAAACGCTGTTGTTTGGCAACTTGCGGTGCCGCAATGCCGACACCATTAGCTTGAGAAACTGTGGTAATTAAATCATCAATTAATTTTTGAATTTTCTCATCATGAATATTATCAACCCAAATGGCTTTTTGGCGAATTATCGGGTCGCCTAACTGCACAATTGGTAGTAAGTCAGCCATATAAAAAATTCCTTGAGTAGTTAGCAGATAACGAATAAAAACATCCATAATTCAATAAAAGTTGACAATCTGAGATTGTCAACTTTTGCAAACATAGGATTT encodes:
- the def gene encoding peptide deformylase; the protein is MADLLPIVQLGDPIIRQKAIWVDNIHDEKIQKLIDDLITTVSQANGVGIAAPQVAKQQRLFIVASRPNPRYPNAPIMEPTAMINPRIVSHSPEIVKGWEGCLCIPGIRGFVPRYQTIEVEYYDRYGQLQKQKFSDFVARIFQHEYDHLDGIVFIDRVESTHDIITEQEYQKRVINIT